In one window of Thalassococcus arenae DNA:
- a CDS encoding serine hydrolase domain-containing protein produces the protein MSCFLATVRTLRFVAAALAAFVLVAPSMSHAIDLTGADLLRFKYFLHERFDGRTKGFAYTLVKGQVTLTDGAMGWAQDPTDGNVRMSPEIPSNIGSVSKLVTGVALMHLLRERPGNNGTVNQQLDLPLVDFLPRDWRQQYGAGLRGLTLKHLLQHKSGLLEEGDEEDGFKALHWALRQGTQRTPGTRRDYNNNNISVMRFVIPRIAYPNETTFLDDLHAGKPEKAYWDALLPQYNALYKQYMTVTFFPEIFSGTVPVCNPHDELGPRSFAKSYDLPLPGIEADEGYFPRPDFCAPQGGFYFSADQFARFAKVFGDTDKLVGNGIRNRMMQPANIDDRLVFNNVITGDDFIAETGREHWVYHGGSFKGYAAAFVALPDGHFAAALANTQTISSTDLASALYYAFVYAVKGLPAEHLSANDRYHFAYRDGVYVTAGTSDSHRSERSFYRATLGQGRLWEQVFDISANDRMHFTWFKDGGAVPRLRVMAGSSTDLDRNRDILTSRWDPNFASTQLIFISSNDEMHFGWYRASNFLYVSAGLSHDIAGRRRAQVVTLPDGKVAGDIVAIVSNDRQHFAYYDDCTYSAGSSTNLTRDFTGRQYDCDDLAR, from the coding sequence ATGTCCTGTTTCCTTGCGACCGTGCGGACCTTGCGGTTTGTTGCGGCGGCGCTTGCCGCTTTCGTCCTGGTCGCGCCATCCATGTCCCACGCCATCGACCTGACCGGCGCCGATCTGTTGCGCTTCAAGTATTTCCTGCACGAACGCTTTGACGGGCGGACCAAGGGTTTTGCCTACACGCTGGTCAAGGGGCAGGTGACGCTGACCGACGGCGCGATGGGATGGGCGCAGGATCCGACCGATGGCAATGTTCGCATGAGCCCTGAAATTCCCAGCAATATCGGGTCGGTCAGCAAACTGGTCACGGGCGTCGCCTTGATGCACCTCCTGCGGGAACGCCCCGGAAACAACGGGACGGTCAACCAGCAGTTGGATTTGCCGTTGGTCGATTTCCTGCCGCGCGACTGGCGGCAGCAATACGGCGCGGGGTTGCGCGGGCTGACGCTGAAACACCTGTTGCAGCACAAGAGCGGTCTGCTTGAGGAGGGCGACGAGGAAGACGGCTTCAAGGCGCTGCACTGGGCATTGCGGCAAGGCACGCAAAGGACGCCCGGCACCAGGCGCGACTACAACAACAACAACATCTCGGTCATGCGGTTCGTGATCCCGCGCATCGCCTATCCGAACGAGACCACCTTTCTGGACGACCTGCATGCCGGCAAGCCGGAAAAGGCTTATTGGGATGCGCTGCTGCCGCAATACAACGCGCTCTACAAGCAATACATGACCGTGACCTTCTTCCCCGAGATCTTTTCCGGCACCGTTCCAGTCTGCAATCCGCATGACGAACTGGGTCCGCGCAGCTTTGCCAAGTCCTACGATCTGCCGCTGCCCGGGATCGAGGCCGACGAAGGCTATTTCCCGCGGCCGGATTTCTGCGCTCCGCAGGGCGGGTTCTATTTCTCGGCCGATCAGTTCGCACGGTTCGCCAAGGTGTTCGGTGACACCGACAAGCTGGTGGGCAACGGCATTCGAAACCGGATGATGCAGCCCGCCAACATCGATGACCGGCTGGTGTTCAACAACGTCATCACCGGCGATGATTTCATCGCTGAAACGGGCCGCGAGCATTGGGTGTATCACGGCGGCTCATTCAAGGGGTATGCCGCGGCCTTTGTCGCGCTGCCCGATGGCCATTTCGCCGCGGCCCTGGCAAACACGCAGACGATATCGTCGACCGATCTGGCCAGTGCGCTTTACTACGCCTTCGTCTACGCGGTGAAGGGTTTGCCGGCCGAACACCTGTCGGCCAATGACCGCTATCACTTCGCCTATCGCGACGGGGTCTACGTGACCGCCGGAACCAGCGACAGTCATCGCAGTGAACGCAGTTTCTACCGTGCGACGCTGGGGCAGGGCCGATTGTGGGAACAGGTCTTCGATATCTCGGCCAACGACCGGATGCATTTCACCTGGTTCAAGGATGGCGGCGCGGTGCCCAGGCTGCGGGTGATGGCGGGCAGCAGCACGGACCTGGACCGCAATCGCGACATCCTGACCAGTCGCTGGGACCCGAATTTCGCATCCACCCAGTTGATTTTCATCTCGTCGAACGACGAGATGCATTTCGGCTGGTACCGGGCCAGCAATTTCCTATACGTCAGCGCGGGCCTGTCTCATGACATCGCCGGTCGCCGACGGGCGCAAGTCGTGACATTGCCTGACGGCAAGGTGGCGGGTGACATCGTCGCCATCGTCAGCAACGACCGCCAGCATTTCGCCTATTACGACGATTGCACCTACAGCGCCGGTAGCAGCACCAACCTGACGCGCGACTTCACCGGCCGGCAATACGATTGCGACGATCTCGCGCGGTGA
- a CDS encoding ferredoxin--NADP reductase, translating into MTELTAVTDATPVQTKPAKMAIPDAQTVTAVQHWTDRLFSFRVTRPASLRFRSGEFVMIGLMVRDDKSGKDKPLLRAYSIASPSWDEELEFYSIKVQDGPLTSRLQHIQPGDQIILRPKPVGTLVHDALLPGKRIWFFATGTGIAPFASLLRDPQTYEDYDEVILTHTCREVGELQYGKELIDTIRSDELLAELIGDGFHEKLRYYPTTTREESPKIGRITDLMRSGEAFADLGVAPLNPETDRAMICGNLAFNLELKAMLEEYGLEEGANSDPKHYVVEKAFLD; encoded by the coding sequence ATGACCGAGTTGACCGCTGTGACCGACGCCACCCCCGTGCAGACCAAGCCGGCCAAGATGGCCATACCCGACGCCCAGACCGTGACCGCCGTCCAGCACTGGACCGACCGGCTGTTTTCCTTTCGCGTGACGCGTCCGGCCTCGCTGCGCTTTCGCTCCGGTGAATTCGTGATGATCGGTCTCATGGTGCGTGACGACAAGTCCGGCAAGGACAAGCCGCTCTTGCGCGCCTATTCCATCGCTTCGCCGTCCTGGGACGAAGAGCTGGAGTTCTACTCGATCAAGGTGCAGGACGGGCCGCTGACCTCGCGCCTTCAGCATATCCAGCCCGGCGACCAGATCATCCTGCGTCCCAAGCCCGTCGGCACGCTGGTGCATGATGCGCTGCTGCCGGGCAAGCGGATCTGGTTCTTCGCGACCGGAACCGGCATCGCGCCCTTTGCCTCGCTGCTGCGCGATCCGCAAACCTACGAGGATTACGACGAGGTGATCCTGACCCATACCTGCCGCGAGGTGGGCGAATTGCAATACGGCAAGGAACTGATCGACACGATCCGCAGCGACGAATTGCTGGCCGAACTGATCGGCGATGGATTCCACGAAAAGCTGCGCTACTACCCCACGACCACCCGCGAGGAGAGCCCGAAGATCGGCCGCATCACCGATCTGATGCGCTCGGGCGAAGCCTTTGCCGATCTGGGCGTCGCGCCGCTGAACCCGGAAACCGACCGCGCGATGATCTGCGGCAACCTCGCCTTCAACCTCGAACTCAAGGCGATGCTCGAGGAATACGGGCTGGAAGAAGGCGCCAATTCCGATCCGAAACACTACGTCGTCGAAAAGGCGTTCCTGGACTGA
- a CDS encoding AAA family ATPase produces the protein MRFDGTQDYVSTDDLTMAVNAAITLERPLLVKGEPGTGKTELARQVAAALGLPMIEWAIKSTTKAQQGLYEYDAVSRLRDSQLGDERVNDVANYIKRGKLWQAFDADGKVVLLIDEIDKADIEFPNDLLQELDRMEFFVYETGQTVRAKHRPIVIITSNNEKELPDAFLRRCFFHYIKFPDHDTLRRIVEVHHPGIKDSLLTTALTQFYELREQPGLKKKPSTSEVLDWLKLLLAEDLTAEDLKRDAASALPRLHGALLKNEQDVHLFERLAFMARRER, from the coding sequence ATGCGTTTCGATGGCACCCAGGACTATGTTTCGACGGACGATCTGACGATGGCGGTCAATGCCGCGATCACGCTGGAACGGCCGCTGCTGGTCAAGGGCGAGCCGGGCACCGGCAAGACCGAACTGGCCCGACAGGTGGCGGCGGCGCTTGGCCTGCCGATGATCGAATGGGCGATCAAGTCGACCACCAAGGCACAGCAGGGGCTGTACGAATACGATGCCGTTTCGCGTCTGCGCGACAGCCAGTTGGGCGACGAGCGGGTCAACGACGTGGCGAACTACATCAAGCGCGGCAAGCTGTGGCAGGCCTTCGACGCCGACGGCAAGGTCGTGCTGCTGATCGACGAGATCGACAAGGCCGATATCGAGTTTCCCAACGACCTGCTGCAGGAACTCGACAGGATGGAGTTCTTCGTCTACGAGACCGGCCAGACGGTTCGGGCCAAACACCGGCCCATCGTCATCATCACCTCGAACAACGAAAAGGAACTGCCCGACGCCTTCCTGCGTCGCTGTTTCTTTCATTACATCAAGTTTCCGGACCATGACACGCTGCGCCGCATCGTCGAGGTGCATCACCCCGGCATCAAGGACAGCCTGCTGACCACCGCGCTGACCCAGTTCTACGAATTGCGCGAACAGCCGGGGTTGAAGAAGAAGCCATCGACCTCGGAAGTGCTCGACTGGCTCAAGCTGCTGCTGGCCGAGGACCTGACCGCCGAGGATCTCAAACGCGACGCGGCCTCTGCCCTGCCCCGCCTGCACGGCGCGCTGCTGAAGAACGAACAGGACGTGCACCTGTTCGAACGCCTGGCCTTCATGGCGCGTCGCGAGCGCTGA
- a CDS encoding FAD-dependent monooxygenase translates to MALAGRNITVIGGGIGGLAAALALRQRDARVTVLEQAEALREVGAGIQVSPNGLRVIEALGLADALADCSPRGQAVSLRDFRRGHEVLRLDLRRLPDGQAYRFVHRADLLALLAEAVRAEGVQVRLLQKVQTVVPGDKPYVQMANGDLCDGDLVIGADGLHSVLRPVLNGTVAPFFTGQVAWRAVVPNDAGLGAEAQVYMGPGRHLVCYPLRDGSVVNLVAVEERRGWQAESWSQTDDPANLRAAFAGFGGIVPALLDAAEAPGLWGLFRHPVAKVWHGPGVALLGDAAHPTLPFMAQGANMALEDAWVLADALDRADTIRDGLIAYQARRRDRVVRVIEAANGNAWKYHLRNPVVRAAAHLGLGLAGRLAPDRMLGQFDWLYGHDVTSAT, encoded by the coding sequence ATGGCCCTCGCGGGACGCAACATCACGGTGATCGGCGGTGGTATCGGCGGGCTGGCCGCCGCGCTGGCGCTGCGGCAGCGCGACGCTCGGGTCACGGTCCTGGAGCAGGCCGAGGCCCTGCGCGAGGTCGGCGCCGGCATCCAGGTCAGCCCCAACGGGCTGCGGGTGATCGAAGCCCTGGGCCTTGCCGATGCGCTTGCAGACTGCTCGCCGCGCGGGCAGGCGGTGTCGTTGCGGGATTTTCGGCGGGGCCACGAAGTGCTGCGGCTCGATCTGCGCCGGTTGCCCGATGGGCAGGCCTACCGTTTCGTCCACCGCGCCGATCTGCTGGCCCTTCTGGCCGAAGCGGTGCGCGCGGAAGGCGTGCAGGTCCGGTTGCTGCAAAAGGTGCAGACCGTGGTTCCCGGGGACAAGCCGTATGTGCAGATGGCCAATGGCGATCTCTGCGACGGCGATCTGGTGATCGGCGCCGATGGTCTGCATTCGGTGCTGCGCCCGGTTCTCAACGGCACCGTGGCGCCTTTTTTCACCGGTCAGGTCGCCTGGCGCGCCGTGGTTCCCAACGATGCGGGCCTCGGCGCCGAGGCGCAGGTTTACATGGGGCCGGGGCGGCACCTGGTCTGCTATCCGCTGCGCGACGGGTCGGTCGTCAATCTCGTGGCGGTCGAAGAGCGCCGGGGCTGGCAAGCGGAAAGCTGGAGCCAGACCGACGACCCGGCAAATCTGCGCGCGGCTTTCGCCGGTTTCGGAGGCATCGTCCCGGCATTGCTGGACGCGGCCGAGGCACCGGGCCTTTGGGGCCTGTTCCGCCACCCGGTGGCGAAGGTCTGGCATGGACCGGGCGTGGCGCTGTTGGGCGATGCCGCGCATCCGACGCTGCCGTTCATGGCGCAGGGTGCGAACATGGCGCTTGAAGACGCCTGGGTTCTGGCCGACGCGCTGGACCGGGCCGACACAATACGGGACGGGCTGATCGCCTACCAGGCGCGTCGGCGCGACCGGGTGGTGCGGGTGATCGAGGCGGCCAATGGCAATGCCTGGAAATATCACCTGCGCAACCCGGTGGTCCGCGCCGCGGCGCATCTTGGGCTGGGCCTCGCGGGACGGCTGGCGCCCGACCGGATGCTGGGCCAGTTCGACTGGCTCTACGGGCACGACGTCACCTCCGCAACCTGA
- a CDS encoding XdhC family protein: MDTFDAIPETALRWHRDGDGAALATVIETWGSAPRRVGAQLAISGQGTIEGSVSGGCVEGAVIVEALEALETGEARELEFGVSDDDAFAVGLACGGTIRVLVEPVGSVLPEPMLADLVAARAARKPAAYVVDLDKGKRRLDFTGHETRFRMDRSGFEDDSRTFVAIHNPPLRLIVVGAVHIAQALVPMARIAGYDPVIVDPREAFGSAARFPGERILHDWPDEAVAQLGLDARTALVLLTHDPKLDDPALEAALRSGVFYIGALGSTRTHAKRVERLAQAGFTADEIAQIHGPIGLDIGAAGPAEIAVSILAEMTRVLRKGA; the protein is encoded by the coding sequence ATGGACACATTCGATGCGATTCCGGAAACCGCCCTGCGCTGGCATCGCGACGGCGACGGCGCAGCGCTGGCCACGGTGATCGAAACCTGGGGTTCGGCACCGCGACGCGTCGGCGCGCAACTGGCGATCTCGGGGCAGGGCACGATCGAGGGCTCGGTCTCGGGCGGTTGTGTCGAGGGCGCGGTGATCGTCGAGGCGCTGGAAGCGCTCGAAACAGGCGAAGCGCGCGAACTGGAATTCGGGGTCAGCGACGACGATGCCTTCGCGGTCGGCTTGGCCTGCGGCGGCACGATCCGTGTGCTGGTGGAACCGGTCGGTTCGGTCCTGCCGGAACCGATGCTGGCCGACCTGGTCGCGGCCCGTGCGGCCCGCAAACCGGCGGCCTATGTCGTCGATCTTGACAAGGGCAAGCGGCGGCTGGATTTCACCGGGCACGAGACGCGTTTCCGCATGGACCGTTCGGGTTTCGAGGACGACAGCCGAACCTTCGTCGCCATCCACAACCCGCCGCTGCGGCTGATCGTGGTGGGCGCGGTGCATATCGCCCAGGCTTTGGTGCCGATGGCGCGTATCGCGGGCTATGATCCGGTGATCGTCGATCCGCGCGAAGCCTTTGGTTCGGCGGCGCGCTTTCCCGGCGAACGCATCCTGCACGACTGGCCGGACGAGGCGGTGGCGCAGTTGGGGCTGGACGCGCGCACGGCGCTGGTGCTGCTGACCCACGATCCCAAGCTGGACGATCCCGCGCTCGAGGCGGCGCTGCGGTCGGGCGTGTTCTACATCGGTGCGCTCGGCTCGACCCGCACCCATGCCAAACGCGTCGAGCGGCTGGCTCAGGCCGGGTTCACCGCGGACGAGATCGCGCAGATCCACGGACCGATCGGCCTGGATATCGGCGCCGCCGGCCCGGCCGAAATCGCGGTGTCGATCCTCGCAGAAATGACCCGGGTTCTGAGGAAGGGCGCATGA
- a CDS encoding molybdopterin-binding protein: MKFGPVPIDQAVGAILAHSVALPDGRLRKGKVIEAADLGPLEAAGLSEIIVARLDPGDVGENDAAAQLACALAPEADAAGLRIGKAATGRANLFSTVIGVAEIDAAAINAVNAVNPMITVATVPRWQRMGPGGMVATVKIIAYAVPRNDLDRACAVGRGAMRMRPTAYGSAALIQTSVDDDDGDKGHRALHKRLEALAVPLAPKKVVPHRIEPLAQALTASDAEVLFILTGSATSDLNDVAPQAVRAAGGTVTHFGMPVDPGNLLFFGTLGDRPVIGLPGCARSPALNGADWVLERLICGVTVTPADIAAMGVGGLLKEIPQRGRLREA, from the coding sequence ATGAAATTCGGCCCCGTGCCCATCGACCAGGCCGTGGGTGCCATCCTGGCGCATTCCGTGGCCTTGCCGGACGGGCGGTTGCGCAAGGGCAAGGTGATCGAGGCCGCCGATCTTGGTCCGCTCGAGGCCGCCGGATTGAGCGAAATCATCGTTGCGCGGCTTGATCCCGGCGATGTCGGCGAAAACGATGCCGCCGCGCAACTGGCCTGTGCATTGGCACCGGAGGCGGACGCTGCCGGGTTGCGGATCGGCAAGGCTGCGACGGGGCGCGCCAACCTGTTTTCCACCGTGATCGGCGTGGCCGAGATCGACGCCGCGGCCATAAATGCGGTCAACGCGGTCAATCCGATGATCACCGTGGCCACCGTGCCGCGCTGGCAACGCATGGGGCCGGGCGGCATGGTCGCCACCGTCAAGATCATCGCCTATGCAGTGCCTCGGAACGACCTGGACCGCGCCTGCGCGGTGGGGCGGGGCGCGATGCGGATGCGGCCCACCGCCTATGGCAGCGCCGCGCTGATCCAGACAAGCGTGGACGACGACGACGGCGACAAGGGCCACCGCGCGTTGCACAAGCGGCTCGAGGCTTTGGCAGTGCCTCTGGCGCCGAAGAAGGTCGTGCCGCACCGCATCGAACCGCTGGCGCAGGCGCTGACGGCGTCGGATGCCGAAGTGCTGTTCATCCTCACCGGATCAGCCACATCCGACCTGAACGATGTCGCACCGCAGGCGGTGCGCGCGGCCGGCGGCACGGTCACCCATTTCGGCATGCCGGTCGATCCGGGAAACCTGCTGTTTTTCGGCACACTGGGCGACAGGCCCGTGATCGGCCTGCCGGGCTGCGCCCGGTCGCCTGCTCTGAACGGCGCCGATTGGGTGCTGGAAAGGCTGATCTGCGGCGTGACGGTCACGCCCGCCGACATCGCGGCGATGGGCGTCGGCGGATTGCTCAAGGAAATCCCACAGCGCGGACGGCTGCGCGAGGCATGA
- a CDS encoding phosphoadenylyl-sulfate reductase, producing MTLHLAQKTPPGGPGIRLDALRDKVATLNTRYRHHGATAVLEGALRDPEAGRIALVSSFGAESVVLLHLVAMVDRATPVLFIDTRLLFTETLVYQQELAERLRLEDVRIIKADRTALQDRDPYGALRLNDPDACCALRKTEPLETALQGFDGWITGRKRFQNRSRAALDFFELEEPTGRIKVNPLARWAPEDVRAYMEENRLPRHPLVARGYPSIGCAPCTSKVAPGEDPRSGRWRGRDKDECGIHFVNGRAVRQGESA from the coding sequence ATGACCCTTCATCTTGCCCAGAAAACTCCCCCCGGAGGGCCGGGTATCCGCCTGGACGCGCTGCGGGACAAGGTCGCGACGCTCAACACGCGCTACCGCCACCACGGCGCCACCGCGGTGCTGGAAGGCGCCCTGCGCGATCCCGAGGCCGGGCGCATCGCGCTGGTGTCGTCCTTCGGGGCGGAATCGGTGGTGCTGTTGCACCTGGTGGCGATGGTGGACCGCGCGACGCCGGTGCTGTTCATCGACACGCGGCTTCTGTTCACCGAGACCCTCGTCTACCAGCAGGAACTGGCCGAACGGTTGCGTCTCGAGGACGTGCGCATCATCAAGGCCGACCGCACCGCGCTGCAAGACCGCGACCCCTATGGCGCATTGCGGTTGAACGACCCCGACGCCTGCTGCGCGCTGCGCAAGACCGAACCGCTGGAGACGGCCCTGCAGGGCTTCGACGGCTGGATCACCGGGCGCAAGCGGTTCCAGAATCGCAGCCGCGCCGCGCTGGATTTCTTCGAACTCGAAGAACCGACCGGCCGGATCAAGGTCAATCCGCTGGCCCGCTGGGCGCCCGAAGACGTGCGCGCCTACATGGAGGAAAACCGCCTGCCCCGGCATCCGCTGGTGGCTCGGGGGTATCCCAGCATCGGCTGCGCTCCCTGCACGTCCAAAGTGGCGCCGGGCGAAGACCCCCGTTCAGGGCGCTGGCGCGGTCGGGACAAGGACGAATGCGGCATCCACTTCGTGAACGGACGCGCCGTCAGACAAGGAGAAAGCGCATGA
- the dksA gene encoding RNA polymerase-binding protein DksA yields the protein MKPESFLPEDYQPAEDEPFMNERQVEYFRRKLLAWKAEILEDNRETIEGLQEGARNIPDVTDRASEETDRAIELRTRDRQRKLVSKIDAALRRIDEGEYGYCEVTGEPISLKRLDARPIATMSLEAQERHERREKVHRDD from the coding sequence ATGAAACCCGAGTCGTTTCTTCCCGAAGACTATCAGCCAGCCGAAGACGAACCATTCATGAATGAGCGGCAGGTGGAATACTTCCGCCGCAAGCTCTTGGCCTGGAAGGCGGAAATCCTCGAGGACAACCGCGAAACGATCGAGGGCCTGCAGGAGGGAGCACGGAACATTCCCGACGTCACCGACCGCGCGAGCGAGGAAACCGACCGCGCGATCGAACTGCGAACCCGCGACCGGCAGCGCAAGCTGGTCTCGAAGATCGACGCGGCGCTGCGGCGGATCGACGAAGGCGAATACGGGTATTGCGAAGTGACCGGGGAACCGATCAGCCTCAAGCGGCTGGATGCCCGCCCGATCGCGACGATGAGCCTCGAGGCGCAAGAACGACACGAGCGCCGCGAAAAGGTCCATCGCGACGACTGA
- the infC gene encoding translation initiation factor IF-3: protein MARRPHNAPPTRDTGPRVNDRIRAPEIRLIGADGENVGVVTPSRAMEMAEEAGLDLVEISPNANPPVCKIMDFGKFKYEQQKRESEARKKQKIIEVKEVKFRPGTDTHDYDVKMRNVMRFLEGGDKVKITLRFRGREMAHQELGRDLLERVAEDVKEVGKIENMPKMEGRQMVMMIGPVTK, encoded by the coding sequence ATAGCCCGCAGACCGCACAACGCGCCGCCAACCCGCGACACCGGCCCCCGCGTCAACGATCGTATTCGCGCCCCGGAAATCCGCCTGATCGGCGCCGATGGAGAAAATGTCGGGGTCGTCACGCCCTCTCGCGCCATGGAGATGGCCGAGGAAGCGGGGCTGGACCTCGTGGAAATCTCGCCCAACGCCAATCCGCCGGTCTGCAAGATCATGGATTTCGGCAAGTTCAAATACGAACAGCAAAAGCGCGAATCCGAGGCCCGGAAGAAGCAGAAGATCATCGAGGTCAAAGAGGTCAAGTTCCGGCCCGGCACCGATACGCATGACTATGACGTCAAGATGCGCAACGTGATGCGGTTCCTCGAAGGCGGCGACAAGGTCAAGATCACCTTGCGCTTCCGCGGGCGCGAGATGGCGCACCAGGAACTGGGACGCGATCTGTTGGAACGTGTGGCCGAGGACGTCAAGGAAGTCGGCAAGATCGAGAACATGCCGAAGATGGAAGGCCGCCAGATGGTCATGATGATCGGCCCGGTCACCAAGTAA
- a CDS encoding translation initiation factor 3, giving the protein MRNLIVVAVIAAIGVGGYLWYSGQTPEEAMEQASEAAETAAEAATDTATEAADAATETATEATEAVTEAADTAVDTATEAAETAVETATEAVQGAVDSATEAAEAATEGAMNLAEQAGEAAESAMDSAAEAVEGATESATEAAEGAADAAADATETATDTAAEATEAATDTVTEAADAAADTTAEAADAAADTAAEAADAAADTASDAAEGAADTAAEAADATADTAAEAADATADTAAAAADATADTAEAAEVAITDLLTTDGFDYDKMVEYIDGSELNALAKTAAKSLAEQARDNPDALAAVLDQLKVALGVE; this is encoded by the coding sequence ATGCGTAACCTGATCGTGGTTGCCGTGATAGCGGCCATCGGCGTGGGCGGCTATCTCTGGTATTCCGGGCAGACACCGGAAGAAGCGATGGAACAGGCCTCGGAGGCCGCCGAAACAGCGGCCGAAGCGGCCACCGACACTGCGACGGAAGCTGCCGACGCGGCAACCGAAACGGCCACCGAGGCCACCGAAGCGGTGACCGAAGCGGCCGATACGGCCGTCGATACCGCGACCGAAGCGGCCGAAACCGCCGTCGAAACCGCAACCGAAGCCGTGCAGGGCGCCGTGGACAGCGCCACCGAAGCCGCCGAAGCGGCGACCGAAGGCGCGATGAACCTGGCCGAACAGGCCGGCGAAGCCGCCGAAAGTGCGATGGACAGCGCCGCCGAGGCCGTCGAAGGCGCGACGGAGAGCGCCACCGAAGCCGCCGAGGGCGCAGCCGATGCCGCTGCGGACGCCACCGAGACCGCCACCGACACCGCTGCGGAAGCCACCGAAGCCGCGACGGATACCGTGACCGAGGCTGCTGATGCCGCTGCCGACACCACCGCCGAGGCCGCCGACGCCGCCGCGGACACCGCAGCCGAAGCAGCCGATGCGGCAGCGGATACCGCATCCGACGCCGCCGAGGGTGCGGCCGACACCGCCGCGGAAGCCGCGGACGCAACGGCCGACACGGCCGCGGAAGCCGCGGACGCGACGGCCGACACGGCCGCAGCAGCTGCCGACGCGACGGCCGACACGGCCGAAGCCGCAGAAGTCGCGATCACCGATCTGCTGACGACGGACGGCTTCGACTATGACAAGATGGTCGAATATATCGACGGAAGCGAGTTGAACGCGCTGGCCAAGACCGCCGCCAAGAGCCTGGCCGAGCAGGCCCGCGACAATCCCGACGCGCTGGCCGCCGTGCTGGATCAGCTCAAGGTCGCTCTGGGCGTCGAGTAA
- a CDS encoding DUF934 domain-containing protein, giving the protein MSVIVTDRGFGQDEWQGPIIDLSPDTDPASLTAAGDALIRIDFPSFADGRGFTLARLLRASGFSGRLRARGHVIADQYAMARRSGFDEVEISEELAARQPEDQWLDRANWRAHDYQTRLRG; this is encoded by the coding sequence ATGAGCGTGATCGTCACCGATAGAGGTTTTGGGCAGGACGAATGGCAGGGCCCGATCATCGATCTGTCCCCGGACACCGACCCGGCCAGCCTGACCGCGGCCGGCGATGCGCTGATCCGCATCGATTTCCCCAGCTTCGCCGATGGCCGCGGCTTCACCCTCGCGCGTTTGTTGCGCGCCAGCGGGTTTTCCGGACGGTTGCGCGCCCGCGGTCACGTGATCGCCGACCAATACGCGATGGCGCGTCGATCGGGGTTCGACGAAGTCGAGATCTCTGAGGAACTGGCCGCCAGGCAACCCGAGGACCAATGGCTGGATCGCGCGAATTGGCGCGCGCATGACTACCAGACCCGCCTGCGCGGCTAA